The following is a genomic window from Bombus pyrosoma isolate SC7728 linkage group LG5, ASM1482585v1, whole genome shotgun sequence.
atattattaataactatatttggattttgataaataaatctttttaaatcatttgttatttatcaGAGTAATGTATCgcagtaaaattattaaatacctTGTCATACTGACAAACAACAACATTATCAGTATCAAAAAGATCTGCCGGGTCATCATCTGTTACATCATCTTCTGAATTCAACGGCTCCTACGAAATAGGAgtcatattattaaataaatgatttttctatttcgtagCATAGcacaaataaaacgaaactaaaataacgaaatattttaaagaccTCTTCTCTTGCCGCAGCTTCATCattttcgtcttcttctttatcatcaaggtcttcttcttcatcttcattatcctcttcttcctcttcttcatcATCATCTGACGAATCTCCAAGCGGACCATCTAATTGTgctatattattctatttgtgagaaaataaaagaaataactaattcttatttgtttatatttttctcctatacaaaaaataatcataattttagagatatgaattatataaaaattaaattttagttattaataaattaaactagTCAAATGactaattgttatatattttatttatattatttattatagaattaaatggccaaattaatacattttgtttataatatagtaatcttttcatatatgaaattaaaacatacatataaaattataccttttactatttaaatttaatgcaCTATTTCTCATTACCTGATTTTGAACAGATCGCTGAGAGACATTGTTTGCATTTTGTGTAACAACTTGAAGAGGCTGACTAACTGGGAGTGGTGTCAATGTTGCTTGCTCCTAAGAAATGTAAggttaatatatattgttaaaataacatgaatgtataaaataacaataatatactattatatatttccattaattacTTGAATTTGGACAGGTCGCTGAGAAACATTGTTTGCACTTTGTGTAACAAGTTGAAGTGGAGTCAGCGTTGCTTGACCCTGAAGTGTAGAATTAACATGTTGCTGGAGTAATGTGGAAGCTAGATTTGCTGGTAGCCCCATTGCAGCTGTAATAACTGGTCCTGTTAAAATTGTGTGCAATTGATtacctaaaaataaattaattagttgtaaatacatcatttttatttcctcaatattaatatatggTAATTATTAAgtgaatgttattttaatgtacCTTGAATTGCAGACGCAGGGACCTGAATAGTCAAAACTCTTAATGGAGCATCAGGAACGCCCGTTTGTGGTGGCAATGTTATTTGAATAGGTACTTGTCTGTCCATTACTGCTGGCGTTGATGTTACTAATTGCTGTACTGGTGTACCAGTGTGTTGTATACCAGTTGTTGTTGAATGGCATTGTGTCTGAGTTTGTGATTGCTGAGGTGATTGCTGTTGTTGCGATGCTTGTTGAGGAGCAGAATTTCCTCCTGTTTGTTGTACAAAATGATTTCCTATAGTTACTCCTAAAAGTGTAAACTGCATTAAATTTGTTgagaaagtatatttttaatttttaatggcAATCCTATGATGAGAggaatttgttataattataattttatttgatagtctcttctattcttctaaaattttcttaatttcaattattctcactaaaaatattgttttataagagaaaatatagaTCTTACCTTTGTTAACAGGCACAGCTTTGTGCGTATTTATTTGGGGAACCTGAGGCTCTGGAGGATCTGGATTAAGTTCAACAGCTTTACTAGACATTAATTTGGTTTCCCATATTTGTTTGAGCTCTTGTAATACTTGTTCATCTACACCTTCATCTATAAATGATTCCCTTACACCTGATATAACATCCTCTATCACAGTATTGTATAGTTTTAACTGTAATTAACATGAATTTCATTatcaattaacatttttaaaatttacattactTTATCTGTTCAATAAtacttttccttttactttactttattttatatcttaatgttATGTTAAAGTTTTGGAGCATTCTCATGAATTagttttcatgaaaattacttttgaTAAAGTACATCAATCTAAAATGTATCAGActaatctttttatatatataattaaagattaacaacgactataaaatacaatattttaaaacaatatcaTTCACAGAATTCTACAgctttattctttaataaattacttatattctactattatctaaaaatctatttttt
Proteins encoded in this region:
- the LOC122567994 gene encoding transcription initiation factor IIA subunit 1 isoform X2, which codes for MALSQTTVLKLYNTVIEDVISGVRESFIDEGVDEQVLQELKQIWETKLMSSKAVELNPDPPEPQVPQINTHKAVPVNKGGNSAPQQASQQQQSPQQSQTQTQCHSTTTGIQHTGTPVQQLVTSTPAVMDRQVPIQITLPPQTGVPDAPLRVLTIQVPASAIQGNQLHTILTGPVITAAMGLPANLASTLLQQHVNSTLQGQATLTPLQLVTQSANNVSQRPVQIQEQATLTPLPVSQPLQVVTQNANNVSQRSVQNQNNIAQLDGPLGDSSDDDEEEEEEDNEDEEEDLDDKEEDENDEAAAREEEPLNSEDDVTDDDPADLFDTDNVVVCQYDKITRSRNKWKFYLKDGIMNLNGKDYVFQKMNGDAEW
- the LOC122567994 gene encoding transcription initiation factor IIA subunit 1 isoform X1, whose amino-acid sequence is MALSQTTVLKLYNTVIEDVISGVRESFIDEGVDEQVLQELKQIWETKLMSSKAVELNPDPPEPQVPQINTHKAVPVNKGVTIGNHFVQQTGGNSAPQQASQQQQSPQQSQTQTQCHSTTTGIQHTGTPVQQLVTSTPAVMDRQVPIQITLPPQTGVPDAPLRVLTIQVPASAIQGNQLHTILTGPVITAAMGLPANLASTLLQQHVNSTLQGQATLTPLQLVTQSANNVSQRPVQIQEQATLTPLPVSQPLQVVTQNANNVSQRSVQNQNNIAQLDGPLGDSSDDDEEEEEEDNEDEEEDLDDKEEDENDEAAAREEEPLNSEDDVTDDDPADLFDTDNVVVCQYDKITRSRNKWKFYLKDGIMNLNGKDYVFQKMNGDAEW